A stretch of DNA from Micromonospora sp. WMMD1155:
ACGGTCAGGGACTCTCCCCGAGCGCCGGGGTCGACGCCGGCCGCGGTGAGCGCGGCGGCGGCCCGGTCCGCGCCACCGGCCCAACCGGCGAGCGCGGCACGCAGCGTCTTGCGCCGCTGCGCGAACGCCGCGTCGATGACGGCGAACACCCGTTCCCGGGGTACGTCGGATCGGGGCGGTTCGTGGCAGGTGAAGGCGACCAGGCCGGAGTCGACGTTGGGCACCGGCCAGAACACGTTCGGGGGCACCCGTCCGGCGCTCTTGGCGTGGGCGTACCAGGCGAGTTTGACCGACGGGATTCCGTACACCTTGGAGCCGGGACCGGCGACCAGCCGGTCGGCGACCTCCTTCTGCACCATGACCAGACCGTGCCGCAGGGTGGGCAGCACGGCGAGCAGGTGCAGCACCACGGGCACCGCGACGTTGTAGGGCAGGTTCGCCACCAGCGCGGTCGGCGGTGGGTCGGCCACCGCGGCGGCGTCGACGCGCAGGGCGTCGGCGCGGTGCACGGTGAGCCGGTCGGCGTCCGCCGCCGCGTGCCGCGCGGCGGTCTCCGGCAGCGCCCCGGCCAGCACCGGGTCGATCTCCACGGCGTGCACGTGCGCGGCGACCGGCAGCAGCCCCAGCGTCAACGAGCCGAGCCCCGGACCGACCTCCAGTGCCACGTCGTCGGGGGTCAGACCGGCGGCGGTGACGATCCGGCGCACGGTGTTCGGGTCGTGCACGAAGTTCTGGCCCAGCTTCTTGGTGGGCGCGACGCCCAGCCGGGCGGCGAGTTCCCGGATCTCCGCCGGGCCGAGGAGACCGGTCATGCCGGGAAGCGTAGCGACGGGGTCGGTGCCGACCGTCGGGCCGGGCTCACCACGGGCCGAAGGCCCGGTCGCCGGTGGCGGAGATCGCCGCGCACAGCTCCTCCAGGTCGGTGCCGGTGGTCTGGGCGAGCGCCCGGACGGTGAGCGGGATCAGGTACGAGGCGTTGGGTCGCCCTCGGTGCGGCGTCGGGGTGAGGTACGGGGCGTCGGTCTCCACCAGGATCTGGTCGACGGGGGTGAGCGCGGCGGCCGCACGCAGCGCGGCGGCGCTGCCGAAGGTGACGGTGCCGGCGAAGCTGAGCAGGTAACCACGGCGGACGCACTCGCGGGCGAACTCGGCGTCACCGGAGAAGCAGTGCAGCACCACCCGGTCCGGAGCGCCCTCGTCGTCGAGGATCCGCAGCACGTCGGCGTGGGCGTCCCGGTCGTGGATGACCAACGCCTTGCCGTACCGCTTGGCGATGGCGATGTGCGCCCGGAAGCTCTCCTCCTGCGCGGCACGCCCTTCGTCGCCGGTCCGGAAGAAGTCCATCCCGGTCTCGCCGATCCCCCGGACCCGCTCGCGGGCGGCCAGCGACTCGATCTGCCGCAGCGCCTCGTCGAGGTCGCTCAGCCGGGGCGCCTCGTTGGGGTGCAGGGCGACGGTGGCCAGCACCGCGGGATACCGCTCGGCGGTGTCCGCGCCCCACCGGGACGAGGCGACGTCGACGCCCACCTGGACCAGCCGGTCCACCCCGACCTCGGTGGCCAGCTCGATGGCCACCGCGACCGGATCGTCGGCCGGTCCGCCGCCGGGCACACCGGCTTCGCTGACCGTGATGTCCAGGTGGGTGTGGCTGTCCAGTACCGCCCGGGGCAGCGGCTCGGGGGCGGGCGGAAATTCTCCGGCCCGCCGCGCGGCGCGCTCTCGGCGCGATTCAGTGGGCTCGCTCATCAGCGACAGCCTTACACACCGGGCCTGTCCATCTGCCCGCCACCCGACGTTCACCTCGACTACGCCGCGCGACTCTACCGTCGCCGGGGAGCGAGCGAACCGGGTCGGCAGGGCATCTCGTCGAGGGAGAGGGAGACGGCGGCATGAGCCTCACCCCCCAGACCGGCGGGGCCGCCGGCGAACGTACCGGGCTGCACGTGGCGTTCGGCGGCGGCGTGTACCCGGCCGAGGAGATCGCCCGGGGCGCCGCGTACGAGCTGTTCAGCGCCGACGAGGTGGCCGGCTTCGAGTGGGCGCCCCGACCCGGCAGCGCGCTGCCGTGGCGTCGGTTCGTGCACGTCAGCGAGGTGACCGCGGTGCACGGGGCCGGCGAGCCGGCCGACGAGCCGGAGCACCCGCTGATGATGCCCGCGCACCGCGAGCGGGGTTGGGCGTACCTGCACCAGCTCAGCCAGCAGCCGGCCGCCGCGGGTGACCCGGTGCTGGCGGCGGCGCGGGCGTCGGCGGTGGTCCGGCGGGGCACCCGGATGGTGAAGGTGCTCTCCGCTCAGCAGCTCGCCGGCTACGTGCGGGGCTGGCTGCCGCACGGCTTCTGCTACCGCGAGTACGACGTGGCGCACCTGCGTACGCCCGCGACGACGACGGTGCTGCGCACCGACGGTGACGTCGGCCGGGACGGGCCGGAGGTGGCGTACGCGCTGCGGTGGCGGGCGTCCGACCCGGGCGACTACGACGTGCCGGTGGGCGAGGCGCACCGCGGTCTGACCGCGCTGGCGTCCCGGGACCGGCTCGGTGCGCCGGTGCTGGGCACGGGCTTCGTGCCGAGCAACGGTCAGCTCATCCCGGAGTTCATCACCCGCGACTTCGCCGATCTGCCGATGCCGGCGAACGCCGCCCTGATCGCGTACCCGGCGGAGGGGGTGGAGGTGGTGCTCTACACCTACCAGGCCGAGCAGCGCGGATGGCTGCGGATGGTGGGCCCGCAGTGGCGGCACCTGCTGGCCGGTGTGCCGGGTCTCTCGCCGGACCAGGAGTACGTGCCGAACGGGGACGCGCCGCGCTCCACCCAGCTGGTGGGTCTCTACGGCGACAACGAGTACGAGGCGGTGGCCGACCTGCCCGGCGGGTTCCGGGTGCTGGCGATGACCCGGGCGGCCCGTTACCCGGTGGACGCGGTGGCCCGCCGGGTCCGGTTCGCCCAGTGGCGGGGCGTGCCCTGCCTGGTGCTGCGGGAGGAGGCCGGGTGGTTGCGGGTACGCCTGCGCTTCCCGAACCCGGAGGCGGTGGTGACGACCGGCGCGCAGTGCCACGAACGGGGCGTCTACGAGGCGTGGGCGCTGGGCACCGAGGTGACCGACGACCAGGTGATGGACACCCGGTACGCGATGTGACGCCGCGCGGCGGCAGAACCGGCTGCCGCCGCGCGTCACACTGTCATCCGGCCAGCCGGGCCAGCTCCTCGTCGACGATCGACGGGGCGAGCTTGCGGAACACCGGCTTCGGCGCCGCCAGCGGCCGGCCCACCTCGATCGGCACCGACTCCCAGCGCGCGCCGACCGTGTAGTCACCGGTGAGCACCGGGTACGCCGGCCCGCCGTCCAGGTCGTCGACCTGCTCGATGACGGGCATGGGTGCGTGCACACCGGTGCCGCCGAGCAGCTCGTACACCTGCTGCGCGGAATGCGGCAGGAACGGGGTGAGCAGCGTGTTGGCGTCGCTGATCACCTGGAGGGCGACGTGCAGGATGGTGCCCATCCGGGGCTTGTCCGCCTCGCCCTTGAGCTTCCACGGTGCCTGCTCGGAGAGGTACTTGTTGGCCTCGGCGACCACCTTCATGGCCTCACCGATGGCCTGCTTCTGCCGGTGCCGGCCGATCAGGTCACCGACCGTGGCGAACCCGGCCCGGGCCACCGCGAGCAGCGCCTCGTCGGCCTCGGTGAGCCCGGCCGGGTCGACCGGCGGGATCGCGCCGAAGTTCTTCGCCGCCATGGAGACGCACCGGTTGACCAGGTTGCCCCAGCCGGCGACCAACTCGTCGTTGTTGCGGCGGAGGAACTCGGCCCAGGTGAAGTCGGTGTCGTTGCTCTCCGGGCCGGCGGCGGCGATGAAGTAGCGCAACGCGTCCGCGTCGTATCGCTCCAGGAAGTCCCGGACGTAGATGACCACCTTGCGGGACGAGGAGAACTTGCGCCCCTCCATGGTCAGGTACTCACTGGAGACGACCTCGGTGGGCAGGTTGAGCCGACCCAGCTCGCCCGGCTCACCGTCGCGGGAGCCCGCACCGGAGTAGCCGGAGAGCAGCGCCGGCCAGATCACCGAGTGGAAGACGATGTTGTCCTTGCCCATGAAGTAGTAGGACCGGGCGTCCTTGCCGGCGTCGTCGGTCGACCACCACTTCCGCCACGCCTCGGGGTCGCCGGAGCGGCGGGCCCACTCGATCGAGGCGGACAGGTAGCCGATCACCGCGTCGAACCAGACGTAGATCCGCTTGTCCGACCGGTCCCGCCAGCCGTCCAGCGGGATGGGCACACCCCACTCCAGGTCCCTGGTGATCGCCCGGGGCTGGAGGTCGTCGAGCAGGTTGCGGGAGAACCGCAGCACGTTCGGCCGCCACCCCTCGCGGGTGTCCAGCCACTGCCGCAGCACGTCGGCCAGGGCGGGCAGGTCGAGGAAGAAGTGCTCGGTCTCGACGAACTTCGGGGCCTCGCCGTTGATCCGCGACTTCGGGTTGATCAGGTCGATCGGGTCGAGCTGGTTGCCGCAGTTGTCGCACTGGTCGCCCCGGGCGCTGTCGTACCCGCAGATCGGGCAGGTGCCCTCGATGTAACGGTCGGGCAGGGTGCGCCCGGTGGACGGGGAGATGGCCCCCATCGTGGTCTTCGGCACGATGTAGCCGTTGCGGTACATCCCCTCGAACAACTCCTGCACCACCGCGTAGTGGTTGCGGGTGGTGGTGCGGGTGAACAGGTCGTAGGAGAGGCCCAGGCCGTGCAGGTCCTCGACGATCACCCTGTTGTACCGGTCGGCCAGCTCGCGCGGGGTGACCCCGTCGGCGTCGGCCTGCACCTGGATGGGGGTGCCGTGCTCGTCGGTGCCGGAGACCATGAGCACGTCGTGGCCGGCCATCCGCATGTACCGGGCGAAGACGTCGGAGGGAACGCCGAAACCGGAGACGTGGCCGATGTGGCGGGGGCCGTTGGCGTACGGCCAGGCCACTGCCGCGAGAACGTGACTCATGAGCAGCAAGCCTAGTGACCCGTCCGGGGCGCCCGCGAACCAATGGGGGGTGCCGCGCCAGCGGACCGGGCCGACCACCTCGACCAATGGTCCGATTTGTCGCCGACACGCGGCCGAGCTGCCGGTTCCGGCCCCCGGACCGGTGTGCAATGAACATCGTGACTGGCAGACGAGCGGCACGGGAGCACGAGGACCGTAGCACCGGGCCGGCGGTCGACGACCCCGTCCCCGATTCGGCACCGCCCCGGAGTGCCGGGGTAGCACCGCAGCCCCGGTTGGTGCCCGGCACCGATCCGGGTTCCACGGCACGGCCCGGCAGCGATCCGGGTTCCACGGCACGGCCCAGTCCCATCCCCCGGCCGAAACCCACCGACCGGACCGGGGCCGACCGGCCGGAGACACCGCAGCGGACCGCGTCGTCCGGACACGCCGCCACTCCCGCCCGGCCCGCGCCGACCGCGCCGACACCCACCCCGGCCCGGCCGACGCCGGCGGCACCAGCACCGAGCCCGGCCCGACCCGGCCCGCCGGGCCCGACAGTCGACTCGGCGGCCGCCGCCAGCGAGGCCGTCGAGGTGGAGCCGACCACCGGGGCTCCGGTGGACGCGGTGCCGCGTCGCGTGCCCGTCCGGCAGCAGGGCCGCCGGCATCGGGGCCGACGGGTGGAGAGCGACGCACCGGACGACGACGTCGCCTCCTGGGCGCCGATCGAGGAGGTGCACTGGGACGGCACCCCGGTCCGCGCGGAACCGGAACCGGACCGGGACCGGGACTCCCGCCCGTCGCGACGCCGGACACCCGGCCGGGCCGCCCCGCCGCCCGACCCGCTGCCCGGCCTCGCCACGCTGGTGGCGCTGAGCCTGGCCGCGGCCTTCTTCGCCTGGGTCAGCGCCGGTCCGTTCTGGCTGGCGGTGGGGCACGCCCGAGCGGGCACCGTGGTGATCGACGGCTGCACCGGCGACGGGCTCACCCAGCGGTGCCGGGGCACGTTCACGGCGCAGGACGGGCGGTTCATCGCGCACGGGATACGGGTGAGCGGGGTGTCCGACGCCGCGAAGGCGACCGGTACGGCGCTGTCGGCGCGAATGACCGGCCCGGACGCGACGACCGCGTACGCCGACACCGGCTTGGGTCGGCACCTGCGCTGGCTGCCCGGCCTGCTGGTGGTGCTGGGCTGCACCGCCGGCATCGTCAGGTGGACCGGGTCGGCCCGGCTGCCCGGCCGTCGGCACCGCCGCTGGGCGGTGGCCGCCGCCGTCGCCGGCCCCGTGATCATCACAGTCGGTTTCCTGGCCGCCGCCTGGTGAGCGGGTGGCCGCCGAGGGTCAGCTGTGCACGATCGTGTAGACGTCCCGGCGGCGCAGCGCGTACTCGGTGGCGACTTCGGTGATGGCGTCCCGGCGGGACCGGCCGGCGGCCTCCCGCTCGGCGACCGCCGCGCGCAGGGTGTCGTCGTCCGGGCGTTCCGGGGCGGTGACCGGCGCTCCGGCCACCACCACTGTGATCTCTCCGCGCGGGTCTCCCTCGGCGGCCCACCGGGCCAGCTCGCCGAGCGGACGGCGGAGCACCTCCTCGTAGGTCTTGGTGAGTTCGCGGCAGAGCGCGGCCGGTCGGTCCGCGCCGAACGCGTCGGCGAGATCGGCGAGAGCCGCACCGATCCGGTGCGGGGCCTCGAAGAAGACGAGGGTGCGTTCCTCGGCGGCGAGCGCGCGCAGCCGGGACCGGCGGGCACCGGGGGTG
This window harbors:
- the metG gene encoding methionine--tRNA ligase — translated: MSHVLAAVAWPYANGPRHIGHVSGFGVPSDVFARYMRMAGHDVLMVSGTDEHGTPIQVQADADGVTPRELADRYNRVIVEDLHGLGLSYDLFTRTTTRNHYAVVQELFEGMYRNGYIVPKTTMGAISPSTGRTLPDRYIEGTCPICGYDSARGDQCDNCGNQLDPIDLINPKSRINGEAPKFVETEHFFLDLPALADVLRQWLDTREGWRPNVLRFSRNLLDDLQPRAITRDLEWGVPIPLDGWRDRSDKRIYVWFDAVIGYLSASIEWARRSGDPEAWRKWWSTDDAGKDARSYYFMGKDNIVFHSVIWPALLSGYSGAGSRDGEPGELGRLNLPTEVVSSEYLTMEGRKFSSSRKVVIYVRDFLERYDADALRYFIAAAGPESNDTDFTWAEFLRRNNDELVAGWGNLVNRCVSMAAKNFGAIPPVDPAGLTEADEALLAVARAGFATVGDLIGRHRQKQAIGEAMKVVAEANKYLSEQAPWKLKGEADKPRMGTILHVALQVISDANTLLTPFLPHSAQQVYELLGGTGVHAPMPVIEQVDDLDGGPAYPVLTGDYTVGARWESVPIEVGRPLAAPKPVFRKLAPSIVDEELARLAG
- a CDS encoding TatD family hydrolase — translated: MSEPTESRRERAARRAGEFPPAPEPLPRAVLDSHTHLDITVSEAGVPGGGPADDPVAVAIELATEVGVDRLVQVGVDVASSRWGADTAERYPAVLATVALHPNEAPRLSDLDEALRQIESLAARERVRGIGETGMDFFRTGDEGRAAQEESFRAHIAIAKRYGKALVIHDRDAHADVLRILDDEGAPDRVVLHCFSGDAEFARECVRRGYLLSFAGTVTFGSAAALRAAAALTPVDQILVETDAPYLTPTPHRGRPNASYLIPLTVRALAQTTGTDLEELCAAISATGDRAFGPW
- the rsmA gene encoding 16S rRNA (adenine(1518)-N(6)/adenine(1519)-N(6))-dimethyltransferase RsmA, whose amino-acid sequence is MTGLLGPAEIRELAARLGVAPTKKLGQNFVHDPNTVRRIVTAAGLTPDDVALEVGPGLGSLTLGLLPVAAHVHAVEIDPVLAGALPETAARHAAADADRLTVHRADALRVDAAAVADPPPTALVANLPYNVAVPVVLHLLAVLPTLRHGLVMVQKEVADRLVAGPGSKVYGIPSVKLAWYAHAKSAGRVPPNVFWPVPNVDSGLVAFTCHEPPRSDVPRERVFAVIDAAFAQRRKTLRAALAGWAGGADRAAAALTAAGVDPGARGESLTVEQFAAIAASAPVGTRAAK